A region of Polyangiaceae bacterium DNA encodes the following proteins:
- a CDS encoding MarR family transcriptional regulator, producing MDESIGLFHRLRWVAEQIYGEGGRSTARRGILRGLLRYGAQTVPELARTRNIRRQSVQEVVDSLRADGLVRLVDNPEHARSRRVAITARGSQMVERMDRIDERVLRTIEPGLSRADLAVTARTLRVIRERFEASPRWRPALERG from the coding sequence GTGGACGAGAGCATCGGCCTGTTCCATCGCTTGCGCTGGGTTGCGGAGCAGATCTACGGAGAGGGCGGCCGCTCCACCGCACGCCGCGGCATCCTGCGCGGGCTCCTGCGTTACGGAGCTCAGACCGTGCCGGAGCTGGCGCGTACGCGGAACATCCGCCGGCAGAGCGTGCAGGAGGTGGTCGACTCCCTCAGGGCGGACGGGCTGGTGCGCCTGGTGGACAACCCCGAGCACGCCCGCTCGAGGCGCGTCGCGATCACTGCCCGCGGAAGCCAGATGGTGGAGCGCATGGACCGCATCGACGAGCGCGTGCTCCGCACCATCGAGCCGGGGCTCTCCCGCGCCGATCTGGCCGTGACGGCGCGCACGCTGCGGGTGATTCGCGAGCGCTTCGAGGCCAGCCCGCGCTGGCGCCCGGCGCTGGAGCGGGGCTGA
- a CDS encoding acyl-CoA dehydrogenase family protein, which yields MEQADALVHDGAQLAFVVALLQSAGGAGLHPGILSFDRLPVEWRGSASGACPGVVTREGRQGRFRVADTIRGLERLAFELTEEQKLAAAMARDFAERRLLPGAAERDRTGAFPSDELRELAGLGLLAMRVPVDDGGAGLDTVGYALCMEAIAEACSSVAVVLASSNLSAKILSDYGTPAQKAEWLAPYVRGQSGPLSFALSEPGCGSDASALATTARLEGETWLLDGGKMWTTGASHAGLHLVFARSDGAGKAGISCFAVPHDTPGLSVGKDEDKMGQRASGTAPLTLEACRIPARNLIGQRGQGYSVALSALAPGRAGIAALSIGLAEAALAAGRAYAEERRAFGKRLTEFQNTQFVLADSRTELDAAWLLTLRAAKLIDLGDRAVAESSMAKLFASEAAGRIIDRMVQVHGGYGYSREFLVERLYRDIRVTRIYEGTSEVQRLVVARELAS from the coding sequence ATGGAACAGGCCGATGCTCTCGTCCACGATGGCGCGCAGCTCGCCTTTGTCGTGGCGCTTCTTCAGTCGGCGGGGGGCGCGGGGCTTCATCCCGGGATCCTGTCATTTGACAGGCTACCTGTCGAATGGCGGGGGTCTGCCTCTGGCGCCTGCCCGGGCGTCGTGACAAGGGAGGGACGGCAAGGGAGGTTTCGAGTGGCAGACACCATCAGGGGTCTCGAGCGCTTGGCGTTCGAGCTGACCGAAGAGCAGAAGCTGGCCGCGGCGATGGCCAGGGACTTCGCCGAGCGAAGGCTCCTGCCAGGGGCGGCCGAGCGCGATCGCACCGGCGCGTTCCCCTCCGACGAGCTCCGGGAGCTCGCCGGGCTCGGCCTGTTGGCGATGCGCGTCCCGGTGGACGACGGCGGGGCCGGGCTGGACACGGTGGGCTATGCGCTATGCATGGAGGCCATCGCCGAGGCCTGCTCCTCCGTCGCGGTGGTGCTCGCCTCGAGCAACCTCTCCGCCAAGATCCTCAGCGACTACGGCACTCCGGCGCAGAAGGCCGAGTGGCTCGCGCCCTACGTGCGCGGCCAGAGCGGTCCGCTGAGCTTCGCGCTGAGCGAGCCGGGCTGCGGCTCCGACGCATCGGCCCTCGCCACCACGGCGCGCCTGGAGGGCGAGACCTGGCTGCTCGACGGCGGGAAGATGTGGACCACCGGGGCCTCCCACGCGGGCCTGCACCTGGTGTTCGCGCGCAGCGACGGCGCGGGCAAGGCCGGGATCAGCTGCTTCGCCGTGCCGCACGACACGCCGGGTCTGTCAGTTGGCAAGGACGAGGACAAGATGGGGCAGCGCGCCTCGGGCACGGCACCGCTCACGCTGGAGGCGTGCCGCATCCCGGCTCGGAACCTGATCGGACAGCGGGGCCAGGGCTACTCCGTGGCGCTGTCGGCGCTGGCGCCGGGCCGCGCCGGCATCGCCGCGCTGTCCATCGGCCTGGCGGAGGCAGCGCTGGCTGCCGGGCGCGCCTACGCCGAGGAGCGGCGCGCCTTCGGCAAGCGATTGACCGAGTTCCAGAACACCCAGTTCGTCTTGGCGGACTCTCGCACGGAGCTGGACGCGGCGTGGCTCCTGACGCTCCGGGCCGCGAAGCTCATCGACCTGGGCGATCGCGCCGTGGCCGAGAGCAGCATGGCCAAGCTGTTCGCCTCGGAGGCCGCGGGCCGCATCATCGACCGCATGGTGCAGGTGCACGGGGGCTACGGCTACTCGCGCGAGTTCCTGGTCGAGCGCCTGTACCGCGACATCCGCGTGACCCGCATCTACGAGGGCACGAGCGAGGTGCAGCGGCTGGTCGTCGCCCGAGAGCTCGCCTCCTGA